CTTTGTATTATCTAATTCtatcatttttattcaaattcccACTTATTAAGTGATAAGTGAGTGATAATTCccatttattaatcaaataatataactaatcattttaaaaatgaaaggcctcctttttaaatgataaataacacaatcttataaaaatatctattccAAAGTTTGAAACCGCTTTcgaactaaatatttttcattattatattcagtGCGGCAAACGGTTGTTCTATGGTCTCAATAATTGGTGATGTCAGTACCTTGTCATATTTGGTCACTACTTCCTCCCGTCCAAACGTGTCCATCCCGAGGCAATGCATCTCAAGAGACTTGTCATATAGGGCAGACAATGCACCAGTTCATGAAAGTTCACTGGAACCGATTCAAGAATGGAATCCAATTCAAACAGTATCCTTCGATCAACAAACTTAACACGGTTGGTAGGCGAATAAtagaaattgtataaaaatgtctTTGTATTCTTTCTAAAAcaaatgatatcaatatcaaaatgtactttattcaagtaagcttttacaagcactattaAATCGCTGATAaacaactatattcattgaatctaccaccggttcggaaagtggattctaccgagatcaaccagcaagaaactcagtagttagattgaattttgtttcaaaaggaaattgttttttgtttttttcaagGTTGGTAACTAAGTAATTCTGTGCAAAACACATAGCAAATAATACAGTTCAGAATAATTAGTTTAGTGTCAGTTTAAACGCataacaatgattttttttttaaacagaattaATAGTTATGCCTATTTTCAATCTacgaatataatttttcttttaaattggtTACCTTTAGAGATGCGCCACAGTGTACAGGATCAGGATATATTGTTGAGCTTCAGTAGCTATATATGAGGATGAGAAAATTAATAAGTTccatattcattaaatttatttaagtattatttcttACTATAAAACCTTGAATTATTTTCCATATAATGCTTATGATATTGAGTTAATTTCTGTCACAATAAATTGACCACGTTTTACcacatagaaaaaaaagtgtaaCATGGAAATAATGCAACACAGacagtaatttaacatttacgaCGGCATACGACGTTACGAAACACATAAATACAATTACTGTAAGTGCATATTTGAAACTGAACGTTTTAACTTAGCAATGTAACAAGTTCATGTTACGGAAGTTTTCCCGCAGGCGCTTATCATCTCATTACTATGCAAGTGAGCCTTCCTTTTCTGAGCCACAATAAATTCTTGGCCGTTTCGTTTTAGAGATAAGCAACTTACGACTTTATTTACAATCTCGTTGGGCGTGTCTAATAAGCGCTATCTTCAAATTAGTAAGCACTGCATGCTGGGGTTTTTATTGCAAATACTATTTACAacgtatttagtattttttataagctaCCTTTTATGTGTGTTGCATATATcgtatgattattaaaataaaaattataatttcacactttaatttatgttttttaattattatttgagtaATACTTAAATTACTTTTCGTTCgcgtttaatgtttattaaaagataattaaaaggagcaataaaaaataaatctatatatcataatatattttgtcgaTGAATCAGTTTTTATTTGGGTGAATGAGTATTAAATGTATACTAACTACACATGCATCAGCAACTTTCAAAGAATTTCAAGATTGATTCTTTTAACCACTTTCGTTCAAAAATAACATCGGTATAAATAGTAACTTCATTTATCATGTAAGACACGACGCCGATCAAGAAACGATTCTTTGTTACCAAACCGTTACCAGAATCTCCACTGAAAATAGATAAAGAAATGTGTAGGTATAACAATCTAGATAAGAATATCATTTTTGATGTATTGAGTTAaccattcataaaaaataaagtaaaggtAAAGGCTTGAGTAAAAGATAAAATTCTAGAACACGTGTACCTTGATAGGTACAACTGGTATTGCAAAAGTTGGCAAAGTTGTGGAATTGACTCAATTATCTCTTCTAGAGAAGAAGATATCTTTGACAAGCTCATATTTACGTGCAGCATCAGCAATATTTAACAAAGTtaggttgtttttttaaaatatgatgtgTAGACTAGATTTtccaatcaaatcaatttttgcCTTATCCTCTAGATGAGTGAAACCAGATCACTTTGAGTAGAACTGATACGACCGCGAAGCACATAAATGGGAACTTTTAACGTTGATATAAAATTACTCGGTAGGTTGAAAAAAGTCTCTATTGACTCCACAATGCAAGAGTAACAGCATTTCATGCAAGATTAGTTGTACTTACTGATAATGGTATCCATTAACAGATATGGTACATAAGTATGCTGAAGACAATCTGAAATTCGTGTACTTTTCACATTCTCGGACACCTATCAATATTTGCTTTGATACCTTCAAGTGTCGTAGGTCGCTATAATCTGGAACCTTGTTATACTGTAATTAAGAAAGGTCATTACACTTATTCTcctcaataataataactacataagtgtctattaaattaattgagtCGTATTTTACTGGTCTTCATTCACAAGCTTcgaacattttgattttttgggATAAACGTCTTTTTTATCactctaaaatttatttttcggtGATTTTTCGTATACGTTTTTTCGAAGTGGTGACTGctctaagtaaaaaaatatttaaaatttattttttggtcccagtaacattaataatttctcCACCGATCAGACCGATCAACTACTTAATTATTACAATCTGTATTGAGAGATCGTGTAATGCGGACATGTTTAAATGGTATTGCTTATAACAGACCAGATAATCCACGATTATAGTATcgtaatactaatttaaatttcactTACTATTTGTTTGCCCCAGCCGCTTGTAAATAGAAAGTCACCAGGCAATGGAGATTTAGGAGCAATCGGTATCTTTCTTACAAAACGACCCAGCGGTACTCTTGCATTAAAGAACGCAATGCCTAAATTATGCCTCCCTTTTTCTGCGTGATAGCGGGGATGGGTACGGTAATCGATAACATGCCTGAGTAGTTTAGCATGTATAGGTACCGTCGCTCCCAAGAAGGCTATAATACGACCGTTGCGATATTTAAGTTCGTTCAAACAATGAGCTGCAGTTACCACAGCCCGATCCATGACAAGAGATGAGCCACATGCTGCGGGAACGTCTTTTTGAAAATACAAGAAAACAGAATAAGGATATCGGTCTATATCAACTTGATATCCCTTGACTATTCGAACTTCTAAGCTGGAGTTTGACAACCCACTGCATACGTGACGcaacaaacaataaaacaaacatgcTCGTAACAGCAACAGATGCAACATACTTAAGTCACTAATTTGGTTCCTTAATTGGTTTcagaattttatcaataaagcaagtttatagacattttatagcaaatataaaattcgagaatttatgtgtaattaatttGAGTCACTAAATTATTTACGAGAAGGTTGTACGAGGATCATTCTgagtgtttattttttcaatttttctttaaataattgtatattttgttcGCAAAATTACCATTTCAATGGTCTCCCAAGTCTTGTTAAATCAGGAGCTATAAAAACAACGTCTCGCAATTTGACTCTAGATAATAATGCCTGCAC
The nucleotide sequence above comes from Vanessa cardui chromosome 7, ilVanCard2.1, whole genome shotgun sequence. Encoded proteins:
- the LOC124530781 gene encoding kallikrein-4-like; the encoded protein is MDRAVVTAAHCLNELKYRNGRIIAFLGATVPIHAKLLRHVIDYRTHPRYHAEKGRHNLGIAFFNARVPLGRFVRKIPIAPKSPLPGDFLFTSGWGKQIYNKVPDYSDLRHLKVSKQILIGVRECEKYTNFRLSSAYLCTISVNGYHYHGDSGNGLVTKNRFLIGVVSYMINEVTIYTDVIFERKWLKESILKFFESC